Proteins co-encoded in one Stenotrophomonas maltophilia genomic window:
- a CDS encoding low molecular weight protein-tyrosine-phosphatase, translating into MRLLVVCLGNICRSPMAEGALRARLDASPLAGRVEVDSAGTGDWHVGEPPDRRAITCAAGHGVDIGGLRARQLQARDFDRFDWILCADPANLRDAGRLASPAQRERLALYLPWSGGRGAGAIPDPYTGGSEQFEQVWTLVDEATKRAVARLLHDADSGIIGS; encoded by the coding sequence ATGAGACTGCTGGTCGTCTGCCTCGGCAACATCTGCCGTTCGCCGATGGCCGAAGGCGCATTGCGCGCCCGCCTGGACGCCTCGCCGCTGGCCGGGCGGGTAGAGGTCGATTCGGCCGGCACCGGTGACTGGCACGTGGGTGAGCCGCCGGACCGGCGCGCGATCACCTGCGCGGCCGGTCATGGTGTGGACATCGGCGGGCTGCGTGCACGCCAGTTGCAGGCCCGCGATTTCGACCGGTTCGACTGGATCCTGTGTGCCGACCCGGCCAATCTGCGCGATGCCGGGCGCTTGGCATCGCCCGCCCAGCGCGAGCGCCTGGCGCTGTATCTGCCGTGGTCGGGCGGGCGGGGAGCGGGCGCGATCCCGGACCCCTACACCGGGGGCAGCGAGCAGTTCGAACAGGTCTGGACGCTGGTGGACGAAGCTACAAAACGTGCAGTGGCACGACTGTTGCATGACGCCGACTCCGGCATAATCGGGTCATGA